One stretch of Vulpes lagopus strain Blue_001 chromosome 12, ASM1834538v1, whole genome shotgun sequence DNA includes these proteins:
- the GJC1 gene encoding gap junction gamma-1 protein: MSWSFLTRLLEEIHNHSTFVGKIWLTVLIVFRIVLTAVGGESIYYDEQSKFVCNTEQPGCENVCYDAFAPLSHVRFWVFQIILVATPSVMYLGYAIHKIAKMEHGEADKKAARSKPYAMRWKQHRALEETEEDHEEDPMMYPEMELESEKENKEQNQPKPKHDGRRRIREDGLMKIYVLQLLARTVFEVGFLIGQYFLYGFQVHPFYVCSRLPCPHKIDCFISRPTEKTIFLLIMYGVTGLCLLLNIWEMLHLGFGTIRDSLNNKRRELEDPGAYNYPFTWNTPSAPPGYNIAVKPDQIQYTELSNAKIAYKQNKANIAQEQQYGSHEENLPADLETLQREIKMAQERLDLAIQAYSHQNNPHGPREKKAKAGSKAGSNKSSASSKSGDGKTSVWI, encoded by the coding sequence ATGAGTTGGAGCTTCCTGACTCGCCTGCTAGAGGAGATCCACAACCATTCCACATTTGTGGGGAAGATCTGGCTCACTGTATTGATTGTCTTCCGGATTGTACTTACAGCTGTAGGAGGGGAGTCCATCTATTATGATGAGCAAAGCAAATTTGTATGTAACACAGAGCAGCCAGGCTGTGAAAATGTCTGCTATGATGCCTTTGCACCCCTCTCCCACGTGCGCTTCTGGGTATTCCAGATCATCCTGGTGGCAACTCCCTCAGTGATGTACCTGGGCTATGCCATTCATAAGATTGCCAAAATGGAGCATGGAGAAGCAGACAAGAAGGCAGCTCGGAGCAAACCGTATGCAATGCGTTGGAAACAGCACCGGGCtctggaagaaacagaagaggacCATGAAGAGGATCCCATGATgtatccagaaatggaattggaaagtgaaaaagaaaataaggagcaGAACCAACCTAAACCCAAGCATGATGGCCGACGGCGGATTCGGGAGGATGGGCTTATGAAAATCTACGTGCTGCAGTTGCTTGCAAGGACCGTATTTGAGGTGGGTTTTCTGATAGGGCAGTATTTTCTGTATGGCTTCCAAGTCCACCCATTTTATGTGTGCAGCAGACTTCCTTGCCCTCATAAAATAGACTGCTTTATTTCTAGACCTACTGAAAAGACCATCTTCCTTCTAATAATGTATGGTGTTACAGGCCTTTGCCTGTTGCTTAACATTTGGGAAATGCTTCATTTAGGGTTTGGGACAATTCGAGACTCACTAAACAATAAAAGGAGGGAACTGGAAGATCCGGGTGCTTATAATTATCCTTTCACTTGGAATACACCATCTGCTCCCCCTGGCTATAACATTGCCGTCAAACCAGATCAGATCCAGTACACCGAACTATCCAATGCTAAGATTGCCTACAAGCAAAACAAGGCCAACATCGCCCAGGAACAACAGTATGGCAGCCACGAGGAGAACCTCCCCGCTGACCTGGAGACTCTGCAGCGGGAGATCAAAATGGCTCAGGAACGCTTGGATCTAGCAATCCAGGCCTACAGTCACCAAAACAACCCCCATGGACCCcgggaaaaaaaagccaaagcgGGGTCCAAAGCTGGGTCCAACAAGAGCAGTGCTAGTAGCAAATCAGGGGATGGGAAGACCTCCGTCTGGATTTAG